CGCTGCAGCCGTGTTCCCGGTCGCCAGCCTCCAGCGCGCGCTGGTGGGTGTGCAGGCCTTTGTACAACGGCAGCAATGACGGATGTATGTTGAGCAGGCGGCCGTGATAGTGACGCACGAAACCGCCGCTGAGAATGCGCATGAAGCCGGCCAGCACCACCAGGTCGGGGGCGAAGCCGTCGATCAGCGCCATCAGCGCCGTGTCGAAGGCCTCGCGGCCGTCGAAGCCGGTGTGTTCGAGCACGGCCGTGTCGATGCCGGCAGCCTTCGAGCGCTCGAGGCCGTAGGCATCGGCGCGGTTGGAGATCACCGCGCGGATGCACGCCGGGCTGTCACTGGCGCTGGTACTGTCGATCAGCGCCTGCAGGTTGCTGCCGGAACCCGACAGCAACACCACCACGTTACAGGTCTTGCCCGGCATCAGTGTGCCTTGAGGTTGTGCAGCTCGACCTGGGCGGCGCCTTCGGCGGCCACGTCGATACGGCCGATCACCCAAGGCTGCTCGCCTTCGGCGCGCAGCACGTTCAGGGCGTTTTCGACCTGGTCCTGGGCCACGCAGATGACCATGCCCACGCCGCAGTTCAGCACGCGGTGCATTTCATGCTCGTCGACGTTGCCTTTTTCCTGCAGGAAGTCGAACACCACCGGGCGCTGCCAGCTGGCCACGTCGACCACGGCCTGGGCGTTTTTCGGGAGCACGCGCGGGATGTTGTCCAGCAGGCCGCCACCGGTGATGTGGGCCATGGCCTTCACCGCGCCGGTCTGCTTGATCAGTTGCAGCAGCGGCTTGACGTAGATGCGGGTCGGGGCCATCAGCAGGTCGGCCAGCGGCTTGCCATTGAGCTGGGTGTTGTCGATGTCGGTGCCGGAGACTTCGAGGATCTTGCGGATCAACGAGTAGCCGTTGGAGTGCGGGCCGGAGGATGGCAGGGCGATCAGGGCGTCGCCGGTGACCACTTTCGAGCCGTCGATGATGTCGGCCTTTTCCACCACGCCGACGCAGAAGCCGGCCAGGTCGTAATCCTCGCCTTCGTACATGCCTGGCATTTCAGCGGTTTCACCACCGACCAGCGAGCAGCCGGCCAGTTCGCAACCGGCGCCGATACCGGTGACCACGGTGGCGGCCACGTCGACGTTGAGCTTGCCGGTGGCGTAGTAGTCGAGGAAGAACAGCGGCTCTGCGCCGCACACCACCAGGTCGTTGACGCACATGGCGACCAGGTCCTGGCCGATGCTGTCGTGCTTGTTCAGGTTTAATGCCAGGCGCAGTTTGGTGCCGACGCCGTCGGTGCCGGAGACCAGCACCGGCTGTTTGTAGCCGGCCGGGATCTCGCAGAGGGCGCCGAAGCCGCCCAGGCCACCCATGACTTCAGGGCGTGCGGTGCGCTTGGCGACGCCCTTGATGCGTTCGACCAGTGCTTCGCCGGCGTCGATGTCTACACCGGCGTCCTTGTAGCTCAGGGAGGGTTGCTTGCTCATTGATCCAGGCCTTTAAGAGGGAGGGATTCGTGGAAAACGACCGGGACGGCCAAGGCCGGCTGCAAGGTGCGGCGGCTGCCTGTTCGTCACTGGTCTGCGAAGGCGCGCGATTTTATCAGGGTTGCCCCTCAGCGGCCATCCTCAGGCCGACGGACTGGCCGGAAAATGTCGGCGGAATCAGTGTTTCAAAGTGTGCGACTGGTTGCCGCGCCTATGCCTGTATAAGGTATACCCATGGCGACGGGCGCCAATGGCCGGGTTCGTGAAGCATTTTCCGGCCCGACGCGGTCACAGTCGTGCGACTGGCGCGTGTCGCCCCATGGTTATCTGGACAGGAATCCTCAATGCGTCTTCTCAACTACTTCGCTGCGGGTTGCCTGGCTTTCGTCGCTGCCGCGGCGCAAGCCGATACCGTTTCCGGCCTTTACCAGGTGCGTGAACCGCTCGAAGGGCAGGGCGGCGAGGCGCGCGCCCAGGCCACCAGCAAAGCCCTGGACACGCTGGTGCTGCGCCTGACCGGCGACCCCAAGGCACCGCAGAATCCTGCACTGGCTGCCTTGCGCAAGGATCCGCAGCAGATCATCAACCAGGTCGGCACCGAGGCCGGGCCGCCCGAGTCGGTGCTGGTCGAGTTCGATCCGGGCAGTACCGAGCGCGCCTTGCGCCAGGCGGGCCTGGCCTTGTGGGGCAACAACCGGCCATCGATTCTGGTCTGGTGGCTGAACGACAACGTCGAGGGCAGCAACCTTATCGGTGATGGCCAGAGCAGCGCCGAGCCCCTGCGCCGCGCCGCGCAGCACCGTGGCCTGCCACTGCGCCTGCCGTTGGCCGATCTGCAGGAGCAGTTGGTTGCCAACGCCAAGCAGCTTGAGGGCAGCGACCCGGCGCCCTTGCGCGAAGCATCCGAGCGCTATGGCGCCAATGCCCTGCTGGCGGTGCATGCCCACGAGGCCGAAGGCAAGTGGCAGGGTAAATGGCAACTGTGGCTGGGCGACCAGCGCGAGCAGGGCAGCGCTGAAGGCGCCGACCAGGCAGCCCTGGCGGACGCATTGATGCTGGCGGTGAGCAATCGACTGGCGCCGCGTTACGTCACCCGCCCGGGTGCCAGCAGTGACCTGCAGATCCAGGTGCAAGGCATGAACCTGCAACGCTACGCCGAGCTTGCCCGTGTGCTCGAGCCCTATGGTCCGCGGCTGCAGATGATCGAGGGCGCGACCTTGACCTACGCCGTCACCGGCAATCGTGATCAATTGCGCGCTCAGTTGAGCCTGGCCAGGTTGCAGGAACTGCCTGCCGATCAGGTGCCTGCAACGCCGCCGGCGGCGTCTCAGGCTGAGCCTGGCGTGGCGTTGCCCACGCCACCCAGGCCGTTCGACGGCCTGCGTTTTCGCTGGTAAGGAGTAACCTGCATGATCGAACTGCGTCGCTGGATCTGGCTGGGCGCTGCCCTGCTGGTCGCCGTGTTGCTGTATTTGCTGCACAACATTCTTTCACCGTTCCTGGTGGGCATTCTTCTCGCCTACCTGGCAGATCCACTGGTCGACCGCCTGGAGCGGGCAGGGCTGTCGCGAACCTGGGGCGTGGTGGTGGTGTTCAGCCTGTTCACCCTGATCTTCCTGGCCCTGCTGCTGGTGCTGATCCCCATGCTGGCCAAGCAGCTGCTGCGCCTGTACGAACTGGCGCCACAGATGCTCGACTGGCTGCAGCACGTGGCCTTGCCCTGGGTGCAGAGCCGGCTGGGCCTGGCCGACGGCTTCTGGAAATTCGACAAGATCAAGGCCGCCATCGGCGAACACATGGGCCAGACCACCGATATCGTCGGTGTGCTGCTGTCCCAGGCCACCGCCTCCAGCCTGGCGCTGATCGGTTGGCTGGCCAACCTGGTGCTGATCCCGGTGGTGGGCTTCTACCTGTTGCGTGACTGGGACCTGATGATGGCCAAGCTGCGCAGCCTGTTGCCGCGCCAGCGCGAGTCGCAGGTGGTGGGGCTGGCAGGGGAGTGCCATGAGGTGCTCGGGGCGTTCGTGCGTGGCCAACTGCTGGTGATGCTCGCCCTGGGCGTCATCTATTCCACCGGCCTGATGCTGGTGGGCCTGGAACTTGGCCTGCTGATCGGCATGCTGGCAGGGCTGGCGGCGATCGTGCCTTACATGGGTTTCATCATCGGCATCGGCGCGGCGCTGGTGGCCGGATTGTTCCAGTTCGGTGGCGAGCTGTACCCGATGCTGGGTATCGTCGCGGTGTTCATGGTCGGGCAGGCGCTCGAGGGGATGGTGCTGACGCCGCTGCTGGTGGGGGACCGCATCGGCCTGCACCCGGTGGCGGTGATCTTCGCCATCCTGGCCGGTGGCGAGCTGTTCGGCTTCACTGGCGTGTTGCTGGCCTTGCCGGTGGCGGCGGTGATCATGGTGCTGCTGCGGCATGTGCACGACCTGTACAAAGAGTCGGACATGTATGCCGGGGAGATTGACCCGGACCTATAGCGATTGTTCGCCGGCAAGCCGGCCCCTGCCTGGATCTCCTGTAGGGGCCGGCTTGCCGGCGATGGGCTGCTGGGCAGCCTCGATATGGTGAAAAGCCATGCAACTTATTGATTTTACATATGCTATTCCCCTCTCCGATTGTGCCGCCCGCGTTGCGGGTATAGACTTTGCACACTGTTCACCAAAGGCCCCCTGCGGTCCCCGCGACCGCCCGCGAGCATGAAACCGATCCAGTTGCCCCTGGGTGTGCGTCTGCGCGATGACGCCACCTTCATCAACTACTACCCGGGCGCCAATGCCGCGGCATTGGGCTACGTCGAGCGGTTGTGCGAAGCCGACGCCGGCTGGACCGAGAGCCTCATCTATCTATGGGGCAAGCAGGGCGTTGGTCGCACCCACCTGCTGCAGGCCGCCACCCACCGTTTCCAGCAGTTGGGCGAGCCCGCTGTCTATCTGCCGCTCGCGCAATTGCTCGACCGTGGCGTCGAGTTGCTCGACCATCTCGAGCAGTACGAACTGGTGTGCATTGACGACCTGCATGTGATCGCAGGCAAGGCGGACTGGGAAGAGGCCATGTTCCACCTGTTCAACCGCCTGCGTGACAGCGGTCGACGCCTGCTGCTGGCCGCGTCCAGCTCGCCCCGCGAACTGCCGATCAAGCTGGCGGACCTCAAGTCCCGGCTTACCCTCGCGTTGATTTTCCAGATGCGCGGCATGTCAGACGAAGACAAGCTGCGCGCCTTGCAGTTGCGCGCTTCGCGCCGCGGCCTGCACCTGACCGATGAGGTCGGCCACTTCATCCTGACCCGCGGCACGCGCAGCATGAGCGCCCTGTTCGACTTGCTCGAGCGCCTCGACCAGGCTTCGCTGCAGGCCCAGCGCAAGCTGACCATCCCGTTCCTCAAGGAAACCCTGGGCTGGTAAGCCCTTCAAGCCGGGGCTTGCAGCCTCGAAACAGAAAAGTCACATGTTTTTCGATAAAATTTGCAAATGGTCCCGATAGAAGGCATAGTTTCCCCCTTCTAAAGGATTACAGACACGGTCGTGCCCATGCTGAAGCGCTTCGCACCCCTCGTGCCACTTGCACTTGTGACCCTGTTGTTCGGTTGCGCCTCCCAAGGCCCGGTCTCGCAGCAGCAGGATCAACACCACATCGCCGCCCAGTCGATCAATTCGAAGGCCTCCGCTTCTTCCGTATTCGGTGAGGAAGAACTGGCCACCGAAGAAGACATGGACGCATTCTCCAGCAATGGCAAGCCCTACCAGCTGCCTGTGCTGGCCGACAGCATTCTCGAGCGCGGCATGTCGTTGATCGGCACCCGCTACCGCTTTGGCGGCACCTCGGAGCAGTCGGGCTTCGATTGCAGCGGTTTCATCGGCTATCTCTTCCGCGAGGAAGCGGGCATGAACCTGCCGCGCTCGACCCGCGAGATGATCAACGTCGACGCCCCCAAGGTTGCACGCAACAAGCTCAAGCCTGGCGACCTGCTGTTCTTCAGCACCAACGGCCGTGGCCGCGTGAGCCACGCCGGCATCTACCTGGGTGACAACCAGTTCATCCACTCCAGCAGCCGCCGCAGCGGTGGCGTGCGTATCGACAGCCTGGGCGATCGCTACTGGAGCAAAACCTTCATCGAGGCCAAACGCGCGCTCGCCATGGCGCCGACCACGATCTCGCGCAATTGATTTGATATCAAAATGCTGTACTCTCGCACGGCGGCGTAGCTGAAAAAGCTCGCCGCCGTGCGCATTTACAGAAAGCGTCTAATCTAATTTCTCAACTCTTTTGGCTTCGGCTGCGGCCGGACGGTCTTCGACAGGACGTTACCATCATGGCGATGTTGGCGCGCTTCGCACTCCTTTCCCTCGCGGCACTGCTCGCCGCCTGTTCGAGCCGCGCCCCGGCGCCTGCGCCGACGTCCAAGCCCCAGGTATCGTTCAGTCAGCAGCCGGCCTCCTCGCCAGCCGCGGACGATGTGCTGTTCCGCGCCATCGGCTTGGTGGGCACGCCCTACCGTTGGGGTGGCAACACGCCGGACTCCGGCTTCGATTGCAGCGGCCTGATCGGCTACGTCTACCGTGATGCCGCCGGCATCAGCCTACCGCGCACCACCCGCGACATGATCGTGATGCGTGCGCCGAACGTGGATATCAACGCCCTGCAGTCAGGCGACCTGGTGTTCTTCGCCACCGGTGGTGGTTCGCAGGTCAGCCATGCCGGAATCTACGTGGGCGAGGGCCGCTTCGTGCATGCGCCGTCCACCGGCGGCACCGTGCGCCTGGACTACCTGTCCAGCAATTACTGGTCCCGCGCCTACCTGCAGGCCAAGCGCGTGCTGCCGCCTGGCCACTTGGCGCAGAACCCTTGACCAGGTGGGCGTGCCCTTGATCGGGACCGCCCCGCACTATTCTTCTACCGCTACTCCCTGCGCTTTGCCGATCAGGATGTCTGTCCCATAACGACATCCCTGGAGCGGTTCATGAGCACCATCAAGGAACGGGTCGAGCGCAGCCTCGCCGCACTGGACGCCGGGCGGCCGCTGGCGGCCCTGGTGGAGGAGATCATCCGCGAGTACCCCGACCCCTACCTATTGGCGTACCGGGAGGCGGCTCGCCTTCTGGTCAAGCACACCGGCAAGGCGATGGACCCGCGCTTTGTCTGGTGGCATCAATTCGACAGGGGGAGCAGCAGCACGCTTACCTTCAATGGCTGGAAGCATTCCGGGGCACCGGCCAAGTCGATGCGGCTGGTCGAGTTGGTGATCCAGCGCTTCGATGTGCAGTTTCAGGATGCACCTGACCAACTGGATCAGATCGGAGGCTTCTACCGGCAGGGCGCTCGGGTTGGCCAGTTCGATGAGCGCAATGAAGTGCGCTTGTTGGGCCGCGAGGTTCAAAAGGACCTGTGGGCGCTGGATTTCGCTGAGGTCTACCGGGCTGCGATCGAGCGTTTCTGGTCGGAGTATGGTCTGCATTTCCGGGTTGTCGCCAAGGTCAGCCTGCTTGGGCAAGCCGCCAAGGCCCTGGACAGCGGTCTGATCAGCCAGCTCGACTGGCTGCGCCTGCGAGCGGTGGCGGCGGATGGCCTGACGACGGGGGTACTGCCGACCCTGGCGTTGTTGCAGCAGGACGCGACCCGCTCGCCGTTGACCGTCAGCCGCTATGTCTTTGGCGAAGCCGACCGTGGCAGCTTGTACCGGCTGACGGCTGCAGATGGTCGCGTCGTATTGTATATGCCGTGGTCGGATGAGGCTGTGCGTGGGTTCGATTCCGAACTGAGCATGGCGCGCTGGCTGCGTCAGCACCTGCAATCGGCCCAGGCGCTGCAGGCATTTGTCGAAGGGGCGCACGCCAATCCGCGAGATGACACCGGCAGGCGACTGATCAAGGTACACCTGCAAGGCGTTGCCGACAGTCGTTCCGACGAGATGGCCGTGGTGGCGCTTTCGCTGTTCAAGCGTGAGCCGGGCAAGACGTTGTTCGAGGTGCTGGTCGATCAGGTTTCGATCGAGATGCAGCAGACTGCCGAGGTCATTCAGAGCAATGCCGACCTGCGCAAGGCGATGTGGCGGGGTTACCTGTCGGCATTCCTCAAGGTGTTCGGTGGTTTCGCTCCCTTAGGCTGGCCCATGAGCCTGACACTGTTGGGGGCCGGCGTTGGCAAGGTGGGACTGGATGTGGACGCCGCAGCCGATGCCGTGGACGCGCAGGCTCGTCACAGTGCGCTACGGGACGCCATGCTCGACAGCCTGTATACGGCCTTGAACATGGTCGATATCAGTTTCACCTCAAGCTTCGCCTTGCTGGCTTACGAAGCACCGCCCCACGAGTTCAGGGCGTCACTGGGGCTGTGGCATGAGGTGCGCAGTGCCACTTTGCCGGTCGAAGGTCTGGAGGCCAACACGCTGGTGGCCAGCGAGCTGGTGCAAAGTGGTCGTTTGCGTGGCGTGCGCGTAGGGAATGATGGCAGTTGCTGGATCACCCTGAACGGCTTGATCTATCGGGTGCGCTATAGCCATGAGTTGTCTGTCTGGCTGATAGTGCCGCCGGATAGCCCCTTCGCCTTTACGGCGCTGCACCCCGTGCGCCTGAGTGACGAGGGCCAATGGGAACTGCTGGAGCCACCGCGGCTGCTGGCTGGTGCCCCTCCGGCACCAGCGGAGCTGCCCAGCCTGCGCGCGGAGCTTTGGGATACCTATTGCCGGATAGACCAGCAGGAGAGCGCCAGGCTGTCGACCAAGGCTATCGTGCGGCAGAAGGATGTGCTGATCAGTGCGGGCGTTGTCGAGATTCCGCCCGGCCAGGTGTATGACCTGGATAGCCTTGGCCTGCCGTGTGTGCTGGTCGCAGGCAAGCCTGTGTACTCCTATCGCGAGGGGCGGCAGTTTTCCAATGCGTTGATCGAGGATTACACCCACCATGCCTCCAAGGTCAACGATGTGTTTCGCTATGGCACCTATGCGCATCCGGACATGGATGACTATATCAGCCGTCTTGCCGACACCTTGGAGGCGTTGCCCAAGAACAATGCCGTCACGCTGTATCGTGGTGGTAACGCCGAGCGGGGCACGGGGGGCGCGGGTTACCGCAGTGGCCGCTTGCAAGTGGGCGATATCCTGGTCAATACCGACCTGAGTTCCTTCACCGAGAACCCCTACAAGGCCAGCGAGTTCGCGTCGACCGGCAGTGGCGAAGAGGAAGGTGGCGCGATGCGCACATTCGATGATAGTTCGGTGATCTTCGAGTTGCCCGCGCAGCGTTATCAAGGCGGTACACCGATCAGCCCATTCTCGGTTTACCCGATGGAAGCTGAAACCCTGTTCTTGCCGGGGCATTACTTCCGGATAGAGGGGCTGCAGCAGGTATACGGGGAGGGCTATCGCTTCATTCATGTACAGCTGGTTCGGGTGGCCGAGCCCGGCACGGCGATCGTGCATGACCTGCGGACCGGCCAGCCGTTCAACCTGGAAGCCTACCGCGGGCGCTTCAGGAACCAGGCGGTGGTGGATCGGTTTTTCCCGCCGGCATTGGCCGATGCTGAGGCGTAGCCACTCGTGGCGGTGTGTCCTCAGGCCTGTTTGAGCAGTAGTGCCACACCGGGGAAATACTGCCCCAATTCGTTATGCAGCTTGCGGTAGGCGTAGGGGAAGTACCAGGCCAGCGCGCAGGCCGTGTGCTTCTGCAGGTCGTCGACCAGGTCCTGCAGTTCCTCGGGGCTGGCGTGCTGGCCTGCCTTCCACGGCGTGACGAACAAGGCGCCAGCCTTGAGCTGGCTGGCGTAGGCAATCGGCTTGGCCTGTGTGGCGGTCTCCTGCAAGGCCGCCGCCAGATCCAGGCGGGCGATGCGCGGCCAGCGTTGGCTGGCATGCAGGTGTACGGTCGCCTCGGCGCTGCTGATCGACAGGTCGCAGCGCCCCTCGCGTTCACCCTCGTCGCGCTGTTTCTTGCTCGTGTATTGTTCCAGTGCTACCAGCTCACCTTGCCAGGCGGCCGCCGCAAGCACGCCGACGTTGGCGGCCGCGCCATGCCAGTAGGGCGCTTCGTTGTCGCCCTGGATCTGGTTGAAGCGGTCGATGCAGTCGACCCAGCGTTCGAGGGCCGGGCGCAGGAACTCCAGGCTCGGGTTGTTGATGATCAGGCCTTGCATGCTGCGCTCTCCTTGTCATTGTGATCGAGGTCAGCCGAAATGATGGCTATGTGATATCACTGTCTTGAGTGTGGCACAAGCTGGCGGATCGGCCATTGATCCAGGCCAGATCGGCCCTCGTTCGATTGACGCTCCCAGTACAACCCTCTAACCTTCGCCGCGTGTTTCAGGTGCCCTGCGAACTCAGGTTTGGCAGGGTGAAACTGGGAAGCCGGTGGGCGCCAGCAAGGCGCGATTCCGGCGCTGCCCCCGCAACGGTAGATGAGTGGACGGCTGCGCAAGGCCACTGGATTTCGTGATCCGGGAAGGCGTGCGGCCCGGGCATGGCCCCGCTCATGAGCCCGGA
This genomic stretch from Pseudomonas entomophila harbors:
- the purM gene encoding phosphoribosylformylglycinamidine cyclo-ligase; protein product: MSKQPSLSYKDAGVDIDAGEALVERIKGVAKRTARPEVMGGLGGFGALCEIPAGYKQPVLVSGTDGVGTKLRLALNLNKHDSIGQDLVAMCVNDLVVCGAEPLFFLDYYATGKLNVDVAATVVTGIGAGCELAGCSLVGGETAEMPGMYEGEDYDLAGFCVGVVEKADIIDGSKVVTGDALIALPSSGPHSNGYSLIRKILEVSGTDIDNTQLNGKPLADLLMAPTRIYVKPLLQLIKQTGAVKAMAHITGGGLLDNIPRVLPKNAQAVVDVASWQRPVVFDFLQEKGNVDEHEMHRVLNCGVGMVICVAQDQVENALNVLRAEGEQPWVIGRIDVAAEGAAQVELHNLKAH
- the hda gene encoding DnaA regulatory inactivator Hda, coding for MKPIQLPLGVRLRDDATFINYYPGANAAALGYVERLCEADAGWTESLIYLWGKQGVGRTHLLQAATHRFQQLGEPAVYLPLAQLLDRGVELLDHLEQYELVCIDDLHVIAGKADWEEAMFHLFNRLRDSGRRLLLAASSSPRELPIKLADLKSRLTLALIFQMRGMSDEDKLRALQLRASRRGLHLTDEVGHFILTRGTRSMSALFDLLERLDQASLQAQRKLTIPFLKETLGW
- the purN gene encoding phosphoribosylglycinamide formyltransferase produces the protein MPGKTCNVVVLLSGSGSNLQALIDSTSASDSPACIRAVISNRADAYGLERSKAAGIDTAVLEHTGFDGREAFDTALMALIDGFAPDLVVLAGFMRILSGGFVRHYHGRLLNIHPSLLPLYKGLHTHQRALEAGDREHGCSVHFVTEELDGGPLVVQAVVPVVAGDTPQTLAQRVHVQEHLIYPLAVRWFAEGRLRLGEQGALLDGQPLAASGHLIRN
- a CDS encoding DUF2066 domain-containing protein; protein product: MRLLNYFAAGCLAFVAAAAQADTVSGLYQVREPLEGQGGEARAQATSKALDTLVLRLTGDPKAPQNPALAALRKDPQQIINQVGTEAGPPESVLVEFDPGSTERALRQAGLALWGNNRPSILVWWLNDNVEGSNLIGDGQSSAEPLRRAAQHRGLPLRLPLADLQEQLVANAKQLEGSDPAPLREASERYGANALLAVHAHEAEGKWQGKWQLWLGDQREQGSAEGADQAALADALMLAVSNRLAPRYVTRPGASSDLQIQVQGMNLQRYAELARVLEPYGPRLQMIEGATLTYAVTGNRDQLRAQLSLARLQELPADQVPATPPAASQAEPGVALPTPPRPFDGLRFRW
- a CDS encoding C40 family peptidase → MAMLARFALLSLAALLAACSSRAPAPAPTSKPQVSFSQQPASSPAADDVLFRAIGLVGTPYRWGGNTPDSGFDCSGLIGYVYRDAAGISLPRTTRDMIVMRAPNVDINALQSGDLVFFATGGGSQVSHAGIYVGEGRFVHAPSTGGTVRLDYLSSNYWSRAYLQAKRVLPPGHLAQNP
- a CDS encoding AI-2E family transporter; translation: MIELRRWIWLGAALLVAVLLYLLHNILSPFLVGILLAYLADPLVDRLERAGLSRTWGVVVVFSLFTLIFLALLLVLIPMLAKQLLRLYELAPQMLDWLQHVALPWVQSRLGLADGFWKFDKIKAAIGEHMGQTTDIVGVLLSQATASSLALIGWLANLVLIPVVGFYLLRDWDLMMAKLRSLLPRQRESQVVGLAGECHEVLGAFVRGQLLVMLALGVIYSTGLMLVGLELGLLIGMLAGLAAIVPYMGFIIGIGAALVAGLFQFGGELYPMLGIVAVFMVGQALEGMVLTPLLVGDRIGLHPVAVIFAILAGGELFGFTGVLLALPVAAVIMVLLRHVHDLYKESDMYAGEIDPDL
- a CDS encoding C40 family peptidase; translated protein: MLKRFAPLVPLALVTLLFGCASQGPVSQQQDQHHIAAQSINSKASASSVFGEEELATEEDMDAFSSNGKPYQLPVLADSILERGMSLIGTRYRFGGTSEQSGFDCSGFIGYLFREEAGMNLPRSTREMINVDAPKVARNKLKPGDLLFFSTNGRGRVSHAGIYLGDNQFIHSSSRRSGGVRIDSLGDRYWSKTFIEAKRALAMAPTTISRN
- a CDS encoding dermonecrotic toxin domain-containing protein, which produces MSTIKERVERSLAALDAGRPLAALVEEIIREYPDPYLLAYREAARLLVKHTGKAMDPRFVWWHQFDRGSSSTLTFNGWKHSGAPAKSMRLVELVIQRFDVQFQDAPDQLDQIGGFYRQGARVGQFDERNEVRLLGREVQKDLWALDFAEVYRAAIERFWSEYGLHFRVVAKVSLLGQAAKALDSGLISQLDWLRLRAVAADGLTTGVLPTLALLQQDATRSPLTVSRYVFGEADRGSLYRLTAADGRVVLYMPWSDEAVRGFDSELSMARWLRQHLQSAQALQAFVEGAHANPRDDTGRRLIKVHLQGVADSRSDEMAVVALSLFKREPGKTLFEVLVDQVSIEMQQTAEVIQSNADLRKAMWRGYLSAFLKVFGGFAPLGWPMSLTLLGAGVGKVGLDVDAAADAVDAQARHSALRDAMLDSLYTALNMVDISFTSSFALLAYEAPPHEFRASLGLWHEVRSATLPVEGLEANTLVASELVQSGRLRGVRVGNDGSCWITLNGLIYRVRYSHELSVWLIVPPDSPFAFTALHPVRLSDEGQWELLEPPRLLAGAPPAPAELPSLRAELWDTYCRIDQQESARLSTKAIVRQKDVLISAGVVEIPPGQVYDLDSLGLPCVLVAGKPVYSYREGRQFSNALIEDYTHHASKVNDVFRYGTYAHPDMDDYISRLADTLEALPKNNAVTLYRGGNAERGTGGAGYRSGRLQVGDILVNTDLSSFTENPYKASEFASTGSGEEEGGAMRTFDDSSVIFELPAQRYQGGTPISPFSVYPMEAETLFLPGHYFRIEGLQQVYGEGYRFIHVQLVRVAEPGTAIVHDLRTGQPFNLEAYRGRFRNQAVVDRFFPPALADAEA